Genomic window (Notolabrus celidotus isolate fNotCel1 chromosome 15, fNotCel1.pri, whole genome shotgun sequence):
tttcATTGTGACTACCTTTCTAAATATTTGTCCATAAAGGCCAATAATCAGTGCTCATGCCGTCACAGTGGTTTGCTCCAAAGCATCTTAATCACAGTGACAGTATTAATAATATAGATACAGGATCTCCCTTTCCTTTTATGGCTCTTTTTAACATAGttttagaagttaaaaaaaaaaattgcaacaaaaaacaaaaaagcagaaacagaatTTCAGCACTGAAGTCACAATGCAAATATCAAAGTGGTTTAATTATCAGCAAGCTGTAAATGTAGGTAAACTTCTAGCTTGATAACCCTTACTTCACTGCTCCCCAATGTCACCATAccccaaattttattttatgtttgtagcatttctagttgctgtatttcctgtttgtagcattttcagttttcagttttctatcttatgtttgtagcattttcagttgttgtatcttacatttgtagtatattcaattgttgtattctctgtttgtagcatttttctgttccagtgtttcatgtttgttgcattttcagttttgtatttcatgtatattttgtatgttatgtttgttttaagtggaccccaggaagagtagctgctgcgttagtggcagctatAAGGGATCTGGATAAAGGAATAAAGACAAGCCTTTTGTGTTCTGGTCTGTGATTGGTTTGTCAAGCTGTCACTCAAGTCACCGTTAAGTCATTAGCATAAGGAGGAGACTATAAATAAGTAATGGTTCAGAGGACGCCCTTCAAGGCTCACTCAGCTGATGCAGTCGGGACAGGAGTAACACTAAGTTAGAGTCTGAAAAAAAGCACTTAAGATGTCTTACAGACCAGGTCCACAATCTTCTTACAAGAAGATGTTCGGCGGGGAGCGAATCACCAGCAGGACCACCTACTCCAGCCGTCAGTTCAGCAGCCCGGTGCGCTCCTCCCGGGTGTCCTTCGGCGTCTCCTCCGCTCCTTCTATCTATGCAACGAAGACCCAGAGGCTCCGGAGCAGCGCGGCCATGCCCCGGCTGTCCTCCGAGAACCTGGACTTCTCCCTGTCCGACGCCATCAACAGCGAGTTCATGACCAACCGCACGAACGAGAAGGCGCAGATGCAGTCGCTCAATGACCGCTTCGCCAGCTACATTGAGAAGGTTCGCTTCTTAGAGCAGCAGAACAAGATCCTGCTGGCGGAGCTGGAGCAGCTGCGGGGCAAAGGCACGTCCCGGGTCGCAGATCTGTACGAGGATGAGATGCGGGAGCTGCGACGTCAGGTGGACCAGCTCTGCAACGAGAAGGCCCGCGTGGAAGTTCACCGGGATAACCTGGCGGAGGACATCGACCGGCTGAGAGAGAAGTAGGAGGCGTGGCACTTCACTTTTCTCTTAGAAAGTCTTATGATATACTACTTATGTCTACATGTTAACTGCATTTTAGATATGTGAATGTGGCGTCCCCATAATGTCCATTAACGTGTTGCCTATGATAACACATCTGTTTGAACTACTATCTCATCTCTTATTGTCTCGGATGAGTACCGGGCACTGCGCAAAACCTGAGCACGCAACTTGCTGCCGCAGCTTTTGTGTCAGAATGGAGTTCTCACTCCAGGTTTTCATGCATGAGGAAGCActggaagcagaaaaaaatacactttaataATTCAAAGGTGGATTTTTCTCATCagcttttaatttaaaatgccTTTTTTGTTTGTCCTTGCAGGTTGCAGGATGAGATATCCCAGCGAGAGGATGCAGAGAGCAACATGCAGAGCTTCAGACAGGTACAGTATGACTCATGTAATGTAACaaagtgtttttaatgtatCTGCACAGGACAGATATTTGcatttgttatatttgtgtTGCATATTTTGCAGAGATAAATACAAGGGAATGACTGATGAGCACTCCACTGTCCCACCTTCTAATCTATTTCTGTTTAAATAAGGGTTTGACACCCTAAATAGATGATGGGTAACACAAAGATTAGATAAACCTTTTTATCTCAATGAGTCTCACTTCTAAAAGTTTAGAGGTGTAACTGTCCCCTTTCTCCTTCTTGATCTCAATCTAATTACTGCTCATGAGAGCCGCAGAGACGGGAATGCTCACTTGTGATGGCACAACAGCAGATTCAGACATGAGCCCAAATAGCTGCAGAGCAGAACTGACTGTCCCGGTACAAAAGGCCAAGTTGTGGCTGTTGAGTTAAATGAGGCCTGTAGTGAGAGGAGATCTTTTTAAGTCTGACCGGTCACGCTGAATGAGacggacacaaacacaacaacggTGCAGACCAAATGTGGTTATCAGAGCGAGAAGACAAGCCACCATGTGATCCAACTGTCTCGTTCTGGGAGGGCACCAGCACACAGTCTCAGAGAGGGACCGTCAGGGAGATTGTTCCCTATCACTGGGTTTCATGGTGGATAATGAAGTGATGATGAGTACTGCAGATGGTTCCAAATGAGTGTCACAAgataaaacaggcagaaatcCAAAATGAGTTGAATTTACATAGCTCCACATATGAACTATGGGTGTTTTAGTCAGAGATACACAGTTCTCTAGTAATTTTGTTCTTTTCAGGGAATGCAGTAAGTTCTCAATACATTTCACAATCATGAACTTGTGTTTGAATGGCAGGAAGGAAGTCCCTGTGTGGCATGCCATGGTGGCACTCGGACAACAATGCCGGGCCTACAGCCGGCTCTCGCTCAGTCAGGCAGACAGTCACTCTTCCAGCCGCGGGCCCATTTGGGAAACCCTGCTGAATAGCTCACTTTGTTTGTGGCATTAGAGCAAGGGCAAAGCTGCTTCATTTGCTGATACCTCACTAAGCAGCCTGCCAACGCCCTGACAAAGCTCAGCGCTGTGGCaccacaagtgtgtgtgtgtgtgtgtgtgtgtgtgtgtgtgtgtgtgtgtgtgtgtgtgtgtgtgtgtgtgtgtgtttaagagatagagcagaaataaaaagagtatgGTAGGATGTTTGGAGTTCAGTGAAATGAAGGGCTTTTCTCCACAACAGAAAAGTTGCATTATTTAGTGCAGTCAAACAACAATGAGTCTGAAGTGTTACTTTGTCGACACAGTAACAAAGCTTCCAGTGGAGTAACCAAATTTCTACCAAAAGCAACAGTGGAGATTTTCAGGATAAGCATGCAGTTAAGAAATAACAAATGGGATTAAGGACCTCTTGAATAACGCTCTGGGTGTTCTTGGCATTACTTTTCTTTATTAGATCACATTCCTAATTTTTGGGATGCCTACAATCTGTCTGGGTTTTGAAGAACAGGACAGGGAAGCATGAAGTTATAGCGCACAGTATGTTTTATCGTTTAGTAACAGGCCTTTAAGCTCCATTTGAAAAACCCAATCATGCCCATGCCCAGCAGAAGTACTCAGATTCCATACTTATGTAGAAAACAAGTACCTTACCTAcctacaagcttaaaaacagtCAAAGTCCTGCTGCAAGATTTCATTTAAGGTTCAACAAAGTACACAAGTTGCATAGTGTTTACTTATTACGGactaactttatttattgtttgggTAAGGTATTGTTATATCTTTTTAATGAATGAGATACTTACCATGTTACAAGGTAGCTGATTTTGATCTATTTTATAAGCCAATCTCAATTTTTGCTGGTAGAATCCTGATCTGAAAGGTGACAAGTGACTGCAAATTCTCAAGaaatgcagaagaaaaaaggacacACTCATAAATTGGAAGTAGCTCAAAACTGCGTGATGCAGATAAAGGCTGTGGCCTGCAAGGTCCTGCACTTTACACAACATGTAAAAACCCTCAGTGACACTTCCCATGTGGCTACAGTTGGATGCATTAGTGTGTGTGACCTTGCTTTGCTAAACAAGGTGTAGGTGACCTGCTACACAGGTCATTCTCAGTAAGTGGGTGTGCCTATAGTGCATGTGAAAGATCTTTTTCACTATGTCAGCAAACGCACGGTGCATCATTCATGTCACCTTCACAAGTCACCTCATTAAGAGTTAGTGTCACTACACAGGATGTGGACAATGCTGCTCTGGCCAGACTGGATCTGGAGAGGAAGGTGGAGTCGCTGCAGGATGAAATCAACTTCCTCAAGAAGCTGCATGATGAGGTAAGCTTCCTTGTTATTGTGGCTAAAGCTGGTCTACTGTGGAAACACTGGGCATGTGCTGCCTAATGAGATAAAGCCCCCCCTTATAAATACCAAAACATTTCAGGTATGTTTTGATCTGCAGAAGGCTAAACAAGTTCAGTGTATTGGAGAAACTATTGTGATGCCAATTCATAGAAAAGTGCACTGAAATAAACAGATTACTTTCTTATACCACTGTCCTCAACTTGTGTCATCTGAGAAGCCAACAAGAAATGAAGTTGTTTGCACATGCTAGTACCATTGATTCTGTTGCAGGAAATAGTGGAGATGCAGGCCcaggtgcagcagcagcacgtacAGGTGGACATGGAGATAGCTAAACCTGACCTGACAGCTGCTCTGAGAGATGTCCGTCTGCAGTATGAGAACCTGGCATCCAAAAACATACAGGAGTCTGAGGATTGGTACAAGTCCAAGGTAAAGCGTACCGTTCTTCTCCGGTAGACATTTGGCTATAATCAATATGTTAATAGCTTACCTGTATGTGTAAATAACGCATACCTGAGTAGCCTGCTGGAAATAGACACAGACTCTACTCTTCTCTTCACATATTTAGAGCATTATTAGGACTTTATTTTGGTTCTGGCCCTGCATTTtggttcagtgttttttttttttctttgaaaaaagttcCCACACAACACCAACTCTGGCAAATTTATGTAGCAACTTCAGGAgtgtaaagcaaaaaaaaaaaacaacaaccagtaTTTCCTTAAGGATAAGgtggagacaaaaacagagtTAATATTGCATACACattccaaataaataaagaacaacTGAAAGGGTAAACGGTGTTGCTGGCAATTGTCTGGATGTTTAAATGTGGCAGTGTTTGCTAACAGGTTTTTTGAACCAGTTTTGATGTTCTCAGTTTTTCTATAGTGTTTCTACTGCCCTACTTGGcccaagaaaacaaaaactttcCAGGTCAACAGAAAATGCTACAGCAACTTTTCATTAACATGTATTAAAAATGTCTGCCAAAATACTCGAAAGCCGTCCTGTTAATTCTAATCTTTGTCCACCTTTGAAGAATCTCCATTGTCACCGACAGTGTTTCTTTAAAACAGGGCTAACCACTATGCTGTGCAATGTCTGCCTGTCAGCCTCCCCTGTGACCACATCTTTCATAACTCACGCTGTCTGCAGTATCCGCTCTTCCTTGCCCTCTGACTCATCATTTATTGAACAGCTGATTTCTCACTTCTtccgtctctctctttttgcccCTGGTGGTTGCCAGTTTGCTGACCTCACCGATGCTGCTGCCAGGAACAATGATGCTTTGAGGGTGGCCAAGCAAGAGTCCAACGACTATAGACGCCAAGTTCAGGCGCTTACTTGTGAGGTGGATGCCCTCAAGGGGACGGTGAGTATGCAGCTTTAAACTTacacttcaataaaaaaaaaactccaattAGTAACTGTCTGGTgaggattttgtgttttttgcaaTGATGGCCAACTTTTCGGCATTTCGGTGTTGCCAGCGGTCAGCAATAAATTACTTCAAGCCACAACTTCCCTTCCCATGCTCAGCTTTGTTTAGTGTTCAATTAGCAAGTTGGGAATAGTCTGTGTTGAGATCAAAAGTGAAGCAAACACCATCCTTACTTGGTTCATAACATCCCTAATGTGttcctgttcatctgtttgttgtgagtctcagtttcactgtaaatattaagttacacagaggctgcaCTGTGATTTACTCCAACTGTATGAACCTCATAAACAAACTGATTTTCTTGGGATTTACTTGCAGGTTTGTCGAGATTACAACATTATGATCCAGATTTAAAGTAAAGAtgaaagctttgtcaggtctgtccttaAGAGGAGAAGATGACAACTTTAAAACTTGTAAAACTAATTCTTAATTTGAGGTTggattga
Coding sequences:
- the LOC117826862 gene encoding vimentin A2-like; the protein is MSYRPGPQSSYKKMFGGERITSRTTYSSRQFSSPVRSSRVSFGVSSAPSIYATKTQRLRSSAAMPRLSSENLDFSLSDAINSEFMTNRTNEKAQMQSLNDRFASYIEKVRFLEQQNKILLAELEQLRGKGTSRVADLYEDEMRELRRQVDQLCNEKARVEVHRDNLAEDIDRLREKLQDEISQREDAESNMQSFRQDVDNAALARLDLERKVESLQDEINFLKKLHDEEIVEMQAQVQQQHVQVDMEIAKPDLTAALRDVRLQYENLASKNIQESEDWYKSKFADLTDAAARNNDALRVAKQESNDYRRQVQALTCEVDALKGTNESLERQMREIEENFSLETGGYQDSIGRLEDDIHNMKDEMARHLREYQDLLNVKMALDIEIATYRKLLEGEESRISTPLPNFSSLNLRETMIDSKPHLETTTTKKVLIKTIETRDGQVINESTQNHDDME